From a region of the Vibrio orientalis CIP 102891 = ATCC 33934 genome:
- the melR gene encoding transcriptional regulator MelR → MTNSATDTTYIVTRNEYSDDSVLVSPLSLYSSYEKIDVEIRAPHSMPGYHWHGQVEVNIPFGDDVEYIVNGSPVVIESGAIGLFWASVPHRLTNPGSSHNMGIINIPIHQFMSWPLSRELVNQITHGCVLQSKSKTLVSEFELTRWAKEINDNIDSRQQLAVDEIGLMLRRVCLDGWKQLVAARADKTAKKGVSKHSQFYVSQMLEYIATHHNMPLTTKAIAEHVGLHANYAMNVFQRTMQMTIKQYITAMRINHARALLSDTDRSILDIALTVGFNSSSRFYETFQTYIGVTPSQYRKLAREDHRWNLHGSSPLYDLEKGACDGKRPVGVTNHYVEK, encoded by the coding sequence ATGACAAACAGCGCAACGGATACCACCTATATCGTGACTCGCAACGAATACTCAGATGATAGTGTATTAGTTAGTCCACTTTCATTGTATTCGTCCTATGAGAAGATTGATGTTGAAATTCGAGCTCCCCATTCGATGCCCGGCTATCACTGGCATGGACAAGTGGAGGTAAACATTCCATTTGGCGATGACGTCGAATATATCGTCAACGGTTCTCCAGTGGTGATTGAAAGTGGCGCGATTGGATTATTTTGGGCATCGGTACCGCATCGCCTAACCAATCCTGGCTCAAGTCATAATATGGGGATCATTAATATTCCCATTCACCAATTTATGTCTTGGCCTTTAAGCCGAGAGCTCGTCAATCAAATCACCCATGGTTGTGTACTACAGTCAAAATCTAAGACGTTGGTAAGTGAGTTTGAGTTGACAAGGTGGGCGAAGGAAATCAATGACAACATCGATAGCCGTCAGCAGCTCGCAGTGGACGAAATTGGTTTAATGCTGCGACGGGTTTGCCTCGACGGCTGGAAACAATTGGTCGCCGCTCGGGCGGATAAAACCGCCAAAAAGGGCGTATCCAAACATTCTCAGTTTTATGTTAGTCAAATGCTTGAGTACATTGCGACGCACCACAACATGCCGCTCACAACAAAGGCGATAGCAGAGCATGTCGGTCTGCACGCCAATTATGCTATGAATGTGTTTCAACGCACCATGCAGATGACCATCAAGCAGTACATTACTGCGATGAGAATCAACCACGCCAGAGCGCTGCTAAGTGACACGGACAGATCGATTTTAGATATTGCCCTGACAGTCGGTTTTAATTCGAGCAGCCGCTTCTACGAGACCTTTCAGACCTATATTGGTGTTACACCGTCTCAATATCGCAAGCTCGCTAGAGAAGACCACCGCTGGAACTTGCACGGAAGCAGCCCGCTGTATGATTTAGAAAAGGGGGCGTGTGATGGTAAGCGTCCTGTTGGGGTGACAAATCACTACGTCGAGAAATAA
- the malK gene encoding maltose/maltodextrin ABC transporter ATP-binding protein MalK, with product MASVTLKNVCKAYGDVLISKNVDLDIQEGEFVVFVGPSGCGKSTLLRCIAGLEDITSGDLYIGNERMNDVEPSKRGVGMVFQSYALYPHLNLYDNMSFGLKLAKADKKEVDQRVEHAAEILQLSHLLERQPKALSGGQRQRVAIGRTLVSQPNVFLLDEPLSNLDAALRVQMRSEITKLQRKLGCTMIYVTHDQVEAMTMADKIVVLDAGFVSQVGKPLELYHYPQNRFVAGFIGSPKMNFMSVFIEAVEKERVMVQLANGTTFWIPVDGTTVTAGERMSLGVRPEHLLPKNEGDATIEGEVNIVEKLGNETQVYMHIDAADADMIYRQPDTLAVEPGDKLSVGIPAHRCHLFHSDGKACRRLYKEAGLDS from the coding sequence ATGGCGAGTGTCACGTTAAAAAATGTATGTAAAGCATATGGCGACGTACTAATTTCTAAAAATGTAGATTTAGATATCCAGGAAGGTGAGTTTGTTGTCTTCGTCGGTCCATCAGGTTGTGGTAAGTCTACGCTATTGCGCTGTATTGCAGGTCTAGAAGATATTACTTCAGGCGACCTTTACATCGGCAATGAACGCATGAATGATGTTGAGCCCTCTAAACGCGGGGTTGGCATGGTATTCCAATCGTACGCGCTATACCCACACCTAAACCTATACGACAACATGTCGTTTGGCCTTAAACTGGCGAAAGCGGATAAGAAAGAGGTCGATCAACGCGTCGAACATGCCGCTGAAATTCTTCAGTTAAGCCACCTGTTAGAGCGTCAGCCTAAAGCCTTGTCTGGTGGACAGCGTCAACGTGTTGCAATCGGTCGTACACTGGTGTCGCAACCCAATGTATTCCTACTTGATGAGCCGCTTTCTAACCTAGATGCCGCACTTCGTGTACAGATGCGCTCAGAAATCACTAAGCTGCAACGCAAACTTGGCTGCACCATGATCTACGTTACGCACGATCAAGTAGAAGCGATGACCATGGCGGATAAGATTGTGGTTCTCGATGCTGGTTTCGTTTCACAAGTAGGCAAGCCGCTTGAGCTGTACCACTACCCGCAGAACCGCTTTGTTGCTGGCTTTATTGGTTCACCAAAGATGAACTTTATGAGTGTCTTTATCGAAGCAGTCGAAAAAGAACGCGTGATGGTTCAGCTCGCCAACGGCACGACTTTCTGGATTCCAGTTGATGGCACAACTGTTACCGCTGGGGAGCGTATGTCTCTTGGCGTACGTCCAGAACACCTATTACCGAAAAACGAAGGCGACGCAACCATTGAAGGTGAAGTGAATATCGTTGAGAAACTGGGTAATGAAACTCAAGTTTACATGCACATTGACGCCGCTGACGCAGACATGATTTACCGTCAGCCTGATACCCTTGCGGTTGAACCTGGAGACAAGCTATCTGTGGGCATCCCTGCCCATCGTTGTCACCTATTCCACAGCGATGGCAAAGCATGCCGTAGGCTCTATAAAGAAGCTGGTCTCGACAGCTAG
- the malE gene encoding maltose/maltodextrin ABC transporter substrate-binding protein MalE gives MKNALSTVALGTLVALGSFGANAAIEEGQLTIWINGDKGYNGLAEVGKQFEEDTGIKVTVAHPDALQDKFPQTAATGDGPDIVFWAHDRFGGYAEAGLLAEVNPSQELKDGIVDFAWDAVKYNGKTIGYPIAVESLSLIYNKDLVPNPPKSWEEVAAMDAKLKADGKSAIMWNLKEPYFTWPLMAADGGYAFKYGSAGYDVKDAGIAADGVKDAMNFVKGLVDKGVISSDMDYSVSESAFNQGKTAMTINGPWAWGNIEKSGINYGVTTLPKFNGQSSKPFVGVLTAGISTASPNKDLAVEFIENYLLTNDGLRKVNNDKPLGAVALNSFQRELDADKRIAATMDNAMNGEIMPNIPQMNAFWGSAKNAIINIVDGRQTVDAALADAEKQMTK, from the coding sequence ATGAAAAACGCCCTAAGCACAGTCGCGCTCGGAACACTTGTTGCTCTTGGCTCATTTGGTGCAAATGCTGCTATCGAAGAAGGTCAACTTACGATCTGGATTAATGGCGATAAAGGCTATAACGGACTTGCAGAAGTAGGTAAGCAATTTGAAGAAGACACAGGTATTAAAGTGACAGTTGCTCACCCTGATGCGCTTCAAGACAAGTTCCCACAAACAGCGGCTACAGGTGATGGTCCTGATATTGTTTTCTGGGCACACGACCGTTTCGGTGGTTACGCAGAAGCTGGCCTACTTGCTGAAGTAAACCCTTCACAAGAGCTGAAAGACGGCATTGTTGATTTTGCTTGGGACGCGGTGAAATACAATGGTAAGACGATTGGTTACCCAATTGCGGTTGAATCACTATCACTTATCTACAACAAAGATCTTGTTCCTAATCCACCGAAAAGCTGGGAAGAAGTGGCAGCGATGGATGCCAAGCTAAAAGCGGATGGCAAGTCTGCAATCATGTGGAACCTGAAAGAACCGTACTTCACATGGCCTCTAATGGCTGCTGACGGTGGTTATGCATTTAAATATGGCTCAGCTGGCTATGATGTAAAAGACGCTGGTATCGCAGCTGACGGCGTTAAAGACGCAATGAACTTTGTAAAAGGTTTGGTTGATAAAGGCGTGATTTCTTCAGATATGGACTACTCAGTGTCTGAGTCTGCGTTTAACCAAGGTAAGACAGCGATGACGATCAACGGTCCTTGGGCGTGGGGCAACATCGAGAAGTCTGGTATCAACTACGGCGTAACGACTCTGCCTAAGTTTAATGGTCAATCTTCTAAGCCTTTCGTTGGCGTATTGACTGCGGGTATCAGCACAGCATCACCAAACAAAGATCTAGCGGTTGAGTTTATCGAGAACTACCTACTAACAAACGATGGTTTACGTAAAGTAAATAACGACAAGCCACTAGGTGCGGTAGCGCTGAACTCATTCCAACGTGAACTGGATGCAGACAAGCGCATTGCAGCGACAATGGACAACGCAATGAATGGCGAAATCATGCCAAACATCCCTCAGATGAACGCTTTCTGGGGTAGCGCGAAAAATGCAATCATCAACATCGTTGATGGTCGCCAAACAGTGGACGCTGCTCTAGCTGACGCTGAAAAACAGATGACTAAATAA
- the malF gene encoding maltose ABC transporter permease MalF produces the protein MQSVQGTDVMTSQTASLPSSKKVFIKWGLLGSIGILNGYATILMYSRGELAFALLTLILTALALFIFGSKKTYAHRYIYPGIAGMILFILFPLAYTVGLAFTNYSAKNQLSYERAQTVLMDRTYQSGDSYPFTLYKTDNGHRLAIKKGDQLFATQEFDIASTTATDMDLSRVDSVSGDKEKIKTIIKNKVTLGAIDLHLPSGDDIRMSGLRKFAAVVPLYTLQDDGLSLYNNRTGELLKPNMDVGFYQPVDDNGQFTGSTVSPGFIVDIGTHNFERVWKDEGIKEPFVSIFIWTVVFSALTVGLTVVIGLVLASVVQWEELKGRAIYRVLLILPYAVPAFISILIFKGLFNQSFGEINMVLESLFGISPAWFSEPILAKTMVLIVNVWLGFPYMMILCMGLLKAIPEDLYEASAIDGANFIDNFRTITMPLMIKPLTPLLIAAFAFNFNNFVLIQLLTQGGPNMIGTSEPAGYTDLLVSYTYRIAFEGAGGQDFGLASAIATLIFLLVGALALINLRFTKLSQD, from the coding sequence ATGCAGTCAGTTCAAGGTACAGATGTTATGACATCTCAAACAGCGAGCTTGCCATCTAGTAAGAAAGTGTTCATTAAGTGGGGGCTGCTCGGCTCTATCGGTATTCTTAATGGTTACGCGACTATTCTAATGTATTCTCGTGGTGAGTTGGCATTTGCCCTACTTACCCTGATTTTAACCGCACTCGCATTATTCATTTTCGGTAGTAAAAAGACTTACGCCCACCGTTATATTTACCCGGGTATTGCAGGCATGATCCTGTTTATCCTATTCCCTTTGGCGTATACCGTTGGTCTTGCCTTCACAAACTACAGTGCGAAAAACCAACTTTCTTATGAGCGTGCGCAAACCGTCTTAATGGATCGCACCTATCAAAGTGGCGACAGCTACCCGTTTACCCTTTATAAAACTGACAATGGTCACCGATTAGCGATCAAAAAAGGCGACCAACTGTTCGCGACTCAAGAATTCGATATTGCTTCAACAACGGCAACGGATATGGATCTAAGTCGAGTTGACTCTGTATCTGGCGACAAAGAAAAAATCAAAACCATCATCAAGAACAAGGTCACACTAGGTGCTATTGACCTGCACTTACCTTCGGGTGATGACATCCGCATGAGTGGCTTACGTAAATTTGCCGCAGTCGTTCCGCTGTATACGTTGCAAGACGATGGTCTGTCACTTTATAACAACCGTACTGGTGAATTACTCAAGCCAAATATGGACGTGGGCTTCTATCAGCCCGTTGATGACAATGGTCAGTTTACCGGCTCTACGGTTTCACCAGGCTTTATTGTTGATATCGGCACCCATAACTTTGAACGTGTGTGGAAAGATGAAGGCATCAAAGAGCCGTTTGTCAGTATTTTTATCTGGACCGTGGTGTTCTCTGCTTTAACGGTGGGTTTAACGGTTGTTATCGGTCTTGTTCTCGCGAGTGTCGTGCAGTGGGAAGAGCTGAAAGGGCGTGCCATCTACCGAGTACTGTTGATTCTTCCTTATGCGGTTCCTGCGTTCATTTCTATTTTGATCTTTAAAGGTTTGTTTAACCAAAGCTTTGGTGAGATCAATATGGTGCTTGAATCACTGTTTGGTATCAGTCCTGCGTGGTTCTCTGAGCCAATCTTAGCCAAAACCATGGTACTTATCGTGAACGTTTGGCTTGGCTTCCCTTACATGATGATTCTATGTATGGGCTTGCTTAAGGCGATTCCTGAAGATTTATATGAAGCTTCTGCGATTGATGGTGCGAACTTCATCGATAACTTCCGTACGATTACGATGCCGCTGATGATCAAACCGCTAACGCCGTTATTGATTGCTGCCTTTGCATTTAACTTTAACAACTTCGTACTGATTCAGCTGTTGACCCAAGGCGGTCCGAATATGATTGGTACTTCTGAACCTGCAGGTTACACCGACTTATTGGTAAGCTACACCTACCGCATTGCGTTTGAAGGTGCTGGTGGCCAAGACTTCGGTTTGGCAAGTGCGATTGCGACACTTATCTTCCTGTTGGTTGGTGCGCTTGCGCTTATCAACCTACGTTTCACTAAGTTGTCTCAGGATTAA